The following proteins are encoded in a genomic region of Arachis stenosperma cultivar V10309 chromosome 4, arast.V10309.gnm1.PFL2, whole genome shotgun sequence:
- the LOC130976795 gene encoding ATP synthase gamma chain, chloroplastic, which translates to MSCSNLTMLVSSKPSLSDASNLSFRSVLNPFQLPSQNSPSCSLSRSSVTPVQCGLRELRTRIESVKNTQKITEAMKLVAAAKVRRAQEAVVNGRPFSETLVEVLYNINEQLQTEDIDVPLTKVRPVKKVALVVCTGDRGLCGGFNNNIIKKAEARIAELKDLGLDYTIISVGKKGNSYFLRRPYIPVDRFLEGGSLPTAKEAQAIADDAFSLFISEEVDKVELLYTKFVSLVKSDPVIHTLLPLSPKGEICDINGNCVDAANDEFFRLTTKEGKLTVERDAVRTKTEDYSAILEFEQDPVQILDALLPLYLNSQVLRALQESLASELAARMSAMSSATDNAVELKKNLSIVYNRERQAKITGEILEIVAGANALQ; encoded by the coding sequence ATGTCTTGTTCCAATCTCACTATGTTGGTGTCCTCAAAACCTTCTCTTTCTGATGCCTCCAACCTCTCCTTTCGTTCTGTTCTCAATCCTTTTCAGCTCCCTTCACAAAACTCACCCTCATGCAGCCTCTCACGTTCTTCTGTCACCCCAGTACAGTGTGGTCTCAGAGAGCTCAGAACCCGCATTGAATCTGTCAAGAACACACAGAAGATCACAGAAGCAATGAAGCTTGTTGCAGCCGCTAAAGTCAGAAGGGCTCAAGAAGCTGTTGTTAATGGAAGACCCTTCTCAGAGACTCTTGTTGAGGTCCTTTACAACATCAACGAGCAGCTCCAAACTGAGGACATTGATGTCCCTCTCACAAAGGTTAGGCCAGTGAAGAAGGTAGCACTGGTTGTGTGCACTGGTGATAGAGGTCTCTGTGGTGGTTTCAATAATAACATCATCAAGAAAGCCGAAGCAAGAATTGCTGAATTGAAGGATCTTGGTCTTGACTACACTATCATTAGTGTTGGCAAGAAGGGTAATTCTTACTTCCTCCGCAGGCCTTACATACCAGTTGATCGGTTTCTAGAAGGAGGATCGCTCCCAACTGCGAAAGAGGCTCAGGCAATTGCCGATGATGCCTTCTCTTTGTTTATCAGCGAAGAGGTTGACAAAGTAGAACTCTTGTACACAAAGTTTGTGTCATTGGTGAAATCAGATCCTGTGATTCACACCTTACTTCCACTGTCGCCAAAGGGAGAGATATGTGACATCAATGGAAACTGTGTTGATGCTGCTAATGATGAGTTTTTCAGGCTAACAACAAAGGAAGGAAAGCTAACTGTGGAGAGGGATGCTGTGAGGACAAAGACAGAAGACTATTCAGCAATTTTGGAGTTTGAGCAGGATCCTGTTCAGATCCTTGATGCTCTCTTGCCGCTTTATCTCAACAGCCAAGTCCTGAGAGCACTTCAAGAATCACTTGCAAGTGAGCTTGCTGCTAGAATGAGTGCAATGAGCAGTGCAACTGATAATGCTGTTGAGTTGAAGAAGAACTTATCCATTGTCTACAATAGGGAACGTCAGGCTAAGATCACAGGTGAAATTCTTGAGATTGTTGCTGGTGCCAATGCTCTTCAATAG